The segment aatcaacatagaggaaacactggtattcagttctgcatttctgctgctttcagtattctgctataatacaacaaattgcttgttgaatttaaagcaaataaaaacggaattatttccaacatttttattaaacaaattgaaGATTGAGTTTAATATAAAAAGGCACCACTTAAAAagaatttgaaaatgtagttttctactgatattttctttcaactaaaaaaaaacctctgaGTGTCTATTGCAATATGTCACAGTCTTACGCAATATGGTTATTGTGCCCGTTGATATcacgatgacgataaaaaaaaaaccaatatATTGTGAAGCCCTAGATTAAAATCTAATTAGGATTCTACTAAAAGATTCAACTGATGACACTGCCCAAGCAAACCTATCACATTGGGCAGAATCTCCAGCTAGCATTGAAGATTTAGCAGCATTTGGCAGGTGGGTGGTGTCAGTTCATCACCCTGTGTGAGTGTAATTCAGACAGCAttcaattaataataaatatcaaacgtgttttttttgttacatagTGCCACAGCTAATACATAATAATGTATTTtgtgggtattttttttttaccaatcaTGCCATGGCAAAAGAGGCTCCCTTATGTCTGCAAGTCTCCTTTACATAGCAACAACATCACACAGGGAACTACATGTCCAGAGTTTCCCGGGGGCAGAGAAGAGAATGAGAGGTGGCTGTGGGAGAGCACTGCCACTGAAATGACTTCACAGGGACTGGTGATCTGAGGCGTTATGTCTAGCTGCCACAGCGAAAGTTTCAGCGTCAATGATATCAATGCATGCGAGAAGGCAAGGCTCCAGAAAAATAAACCAATTTCCAACTCGCGACCCTGAGGCTGAGCACCTATTTGACAACAGAAAAGCTGATTTAGCAGTCCCAAGAGAGTTTTCAGAATCTGCACATTGGTAGATCATTATTGAGCCTAGTTACTCACCTAAACTGTGAGACTGTTGGCATACCCCTATTTCCCCTGTAATGTTCTTACGGTTGTTCTGAGGCGTCTACATTGCCATCCAATGCGGTTGATATGTAAGTCGGGCGTCCGCTACTGCGAGTATGGAGTGATCCAAATATTATCCTGGCCAATATCAGGATGGAATTTATACAGAACAAGGTCAGATGTCCTCTGACAAAGCATCCAATAGGTGCCTAGACTAAAGGGCACATGAGATGGGTTCAGGGAGCAGGGGATTTGACAGCAGTTATGCTGATGATGGTGAACATTCAACAGCAGTCTTGAGATGGTTGTGGGAGAACTAAAGCAGAGGTGGGTGTATTATCCGATCAGTTTGTTTAGAGGCTCATTTAACACAAATTACTGCCTCTTTTGACCCAGACTGATGCTTCAGTGACAGCACATGCCTGTAACAAAGTTGTCAGTGTTAGATACAACATCAAGTGTTTGTTGCTAGAAATATAACTTGGGGTACACCCAGCTCTGCTTTGTCTAGCCACTGGTTTACCCAAAGCCTTTGAATAACAcatattttactattttttatttaaagcttaACAAATATCCTAAGCAGTGGCTTTTAGTTGGCATAGATATTGATTAGTCTAATGTAACTTGTAGCAGGCAATGTATTGTTTGTCTTACAATTCATGCCATCAGTGTCTATCTTTTTCATTTGCAGAACATTTTCAGTTAGTGTTTGTAATTTACAGAAAGCTCACATAATGCTGGGTGTTTAAAACGTACTGACCTACAAAGAGGTAAGCAATAGCAGTGATTCTCAAATGGGTCCacatacactttttttgttgttaacaAAAGGCTTCATAGTtcaagaaaatatttttttatatttaaatataaaataattcacAGATTACATTCTCACCTAGCATATATATAATTTAGAATCTGCAAATATGTTTAATACATGTCTAATATCTTTATCATAAATCTAACGTTACGTTAAATTATTCCAAGGgaccaaaaaaaaaggaggacaaGACAGTCAGGGTAAACAACAATTACTAACGTTAACTAGCACAATATATTAGAGCGCTACCTCTGTTTATGTTGGTGTTAATTTGCCCTATTATAACGTTAGTCAACGTTTAACAATAATTGTTTCCCATATTCTTCAATTACCACTAAGTTAAGCAAGTCGTCTGTAAGAGCTTTGCGTTTAGGCGTCTCTAACTAACAATGTGAACCTGCGTTAACAGGTAGCTAGCTACAACCACAGTAACGTTACCGTCGTGGCTCTGACTTCACTGGCTAGCGAACAAGACAACCTGACAAACGACTAGCGGTAAACGTTAGCTCTTCGTTACACATAACATCAATGTTTTATCAGGAAGGAGAGATACCATCTCATTGTCGCTAGAAAGAACCAGAAAGTtttcacacagacaacacacgcCACTGACTTACATTAACAGCCAAAAAAGTCAGCTTTTACGTTAACGTTAGTCAGACTGACAGAAGAGTGACGTTAGAGAGGCTAACATATCTATgagctatagctagctaacgttacctggcTACTAGCTAGCCTCACTACAGCTAAGCAGACAACTTACTGTGGGTCATCTTCCGAGAGCACAGGGGCTTGTTCAGGACTGTCTCCTGGTACGTCTTCTGGCAGCGATTTGATTTCTGTCCCGCTGTTCTTGTTTTTCAGGATGCCTTTTATCGGCCGCCGGGGAGTTGCCATCGCCACACTCGGTCAGGCTCAACTATTTCTCTTCAACTGATTTTCTAATGCTGTGATTTCTGCGACTTAGCTAATTACCAAAGACTGGTTCGGTTTTAAACATACGCCCCGTCATAACTCAGTACTCTTCCATAAACTCAGGAGAAACATGTGCAGGATTCTACCAACACTGGCGGTTCAGCATGTCTATTCGTCACTGACTGGTGAGGCAATGTAGCACAGCAGTACTAGCGggtcgcgatattacgaatcccactatggccacgccaagacccgcccttcaatagcgttcacacactactattggccaggcgtccatgcttacatgtacaggtcctatcccctgaccaatcccctaaccctaatcttaaccactcgaggtgaaatgcctaaccccaaccaatcgagctgcttcgtagggcgggtcttggcgtggccctagtgggattcgtaattttgctagCGGGTCGGCTACTAGGCTCACAACATCGCGAGATTTTGAAACGCGACTTCACATAAATTTACAAATGCTGCCTTTGTGTGCTCGGAAATCATAAAGGCGTCTATATGCCATTTGTCTTATATAATAATAGACTGCAACAAATGTTGTATTGTGGGGTATGTTGTATTTTAGAAATGAATATAAATGCAGGAACCCCAAACCAAAAAAGAGGTGGATAAAATGTGCATGAAGGTATGTGGTGTTTTAATTACCTCCGCTAAATAGGTTATGTTTTATAAATCTAATCATTAAACCTATcatttaaatatgaaaaattCAACTAAAAAGTGTTGATTTATAAAGatgcaaaatgtattatttaacaAAATCCCATTGCTTTTCTTTTCTGGGATATCTGTTTATCTACAACTATCAACACAACAGATATTTTAACTTCCAACCCCATACTATCAAATAGTATTTCCTTTTTGTCCTTACTGATATCTCATTGCGGTACATCAACAAAAAGCTTGCTTGAACAAGAAATACATCCAAATAAGAAGCAATATTCTCTTAACGTTTAATtgtcactttaaaaaacaaagatacacaacaataaaaaatatgcCAACAATAGCTTACTACAATCCATCCATTGTTTATCATCTTTCATTTCATGCTTTTAAACCAGCATGTAGAAGTCATATCTACAACTTCCCACCTTGCAGTTAAATGTTGTTGGCTCATTTATCTGCACTCACTTTGTCTTTATATTTCCCACAGCACGTAAAGGCACCATAAAACTGAACAAGTGAGAGCAGACAGGGGGAAAGAATAATATAGCACATGAACTATATAAGGAAGATCTGTACCAACCTTTGTCCTGTTAGGAGACGTTGCACAGTGGTGTTCTGAGCATCATCACtactttttcaaaatgtcagTGGTCAAACTGGTCCAAACCTTGTTTATGGAATCTCGTCGTTTTCTGATTTGTAATTGTGAATTTGTTGTCCATTACGGCTTTTACAGTTTCACAATTGCTTCTAGTAAAAACCTCAAAAGCCAACTCATCTTTAAACTTTATTAGAAGATGCCATATGTTAGTGTTCTAAGCTTTGAATTTCAATCAAAGGGAAGTCATTTTAACTGCAAGGCTAGTCCTTACTTTGACTTTTGTCAAACAGAAAATTGCATTAATTAATCTTTTCActttctgtaaataaaaaataaaaaataaatctgtataTGTCTATACCATAATGTCTATCTCTCTTACtataaaatgcaacaaaaggCACATACTTACATCTTACATCTGCTATGGTTCACATTGATGACTGGCTCACTAAGTCATGTCTCTACCTACACACCAAAAAAACTGTTTGTATGGCATTTACTAAACAAAACATGAAGGTGTCACATTCTAATGTGTTCCTTAGAGGACAGGAGCTTGATATTGTTAATGAATTCAAGTATCTAGGAGTCATGTATGACTCCACCCTAACGTTCAAAAGTCATGTGGCAAATAAAGTTACATTTAATTTGCTGAATTTTAAACAAGTTAGGCCATTTCTTGACAACAAAGCTGCCAAGTTGTTTTTGTATACTATGATCCTTTCACAAATTGAGTATTGTTTTACTAACTGGTCATTAACTAGCATAACTACTCTTAAAAGCATTGAATCTCTATTTAAGAAAGCCATAAACACTTTTGATAAAAAGGCATTGTCATTTCACCATTGCGATATCTTAGAGagacatacatttttaagtttttaaaattttaaacatttcaggTATGCTTGTTTGACATATAAAGTGTTATATAATCTTGCCCCCCCTCCGCTGCATGGCTTCATTCGGAGACTTGAAAGCGGAGGAAGTACACGGGCCTCTGTAAAAGGGGACTGTGTGATATCATTTAGACGCACCACTTTTGGACAAAACGTATTGTCAATAATAGGAGGTAAACTCTGGAATAGCTTGCCCCTCCCAATAAGAGAGTGTCCTACATTCAACActtttaaaactcatttaaaaCAGTGGCTTCTAGAAAACCAGAGATGCACTCACTTTTAACAGTCATACATTTCTTTACACTTTCACTGGTAAATCGTATGCAGTATAGAGGTGGATGAATAACGTCTTTGTCATGTATCATGcatcatgtatttttgttttgttttgcttgtttgttttgtcaatgtCACTATTATGTGTACCTTTTAATGTATAGTGAATGAGCGCTGTATGACTGCTGGTTGTCTCTGTTAGTCTTATGTCACCtgcctagggactgcagatggaaagtagttattttaactaattctggcatatttacatggtgtttttatacaacagtgttcataaatatgcatggtccctatcaaataaaccaataaaataaataaaaaataaacttggcTAAGCACATAAAGGTTATAAAAGGTTTAGTTTGCAATGACAAACAAAGCCTGAGATGCACTCAGTTGTCACTCTGAAGGATTCTTCAATGTCCACAGTTATTCAGGCAGCTGGGAAAATGGGAGTTCCACAAGAGCAGTTGGGCTGTTGCATGACAGATCTGGATGAGAGTATCAGGTCATGTGGACACGCTTTCTTATCAGGGTCCGTGCTATGCTCATCTGCTTCAACCAAGGCTTCTCTGTAAAGGTACTGCAGAAACATGCAATACACAGTGTGAATTATGTGAATTATTGCGTTCATGTACAGCATTTGGATAACATCTAAAAGTCATAAGTAATCATTAATTGTAACTGTACACATCAAAAGCGAAGCAATTGATAGCCTCTGTTTAATGTCCCATTACAAAAGCTCTTATAGTAATTATAGAAATGTCTTGATGTTAAAGTATATGCGGTGTCTTTGACTTAACTTTGGCAAAATATTTTCAAGTGGCCAGTGAATACATCTATACAAAACCTAAATTAGCAGCTAGTAACAGACAGAATTACAGGCAAAAAATATGCGTGGTGTAAATAATTTGACTGCAGGTAAAACAGATGTTGCCTCACTGATAAATAACTATGCTTTGCTGCAAACCTAAATAAGATGGCATTAATAAGACCCATCACAGTGTGTTTTTATTGCACATGAACATGGAGTAGGTTATATCATACAAAGGATAGAGACCTGGCTATAGTCAAGCAGTATATGGCATTTTCTCTTGGTGTTCGGCCACAGTGGTGAGAGAAGAGCTCCGGAGACAGAATATGGGAAGGATTTGGCCTCAGAATGCTTTCTCTGGTGATTGGCGGCAATATAAACTTGCTTAAGCTGCTGTCATCTTTACTGGTTTTATCCAATAGGCCATCCTCTCTACTTTTCACAtcttgtctctgttttttttgcatctctttaAAGTCACCATGGTTCCCAGACTGCAGGCTGGGGAGGTGTGATACTGAAAGTAAATTGCTGATGGGAGGTAAGGGCTGCAAAGCTTTGGTCTTGATTTCTCTGCTTGGTTTGGTCACAGCTTTCCTGGATTTGGAAGACATGTTTGGCTTGTTGAAACCATCCACCAGCAATGTATCCCCCACTCTGGCTGTGAAGACAGCACTGGTGTAGTGGCATTGATTGGAGGCTGCACTATTCTGCCCCAAACTCACCCAACGTTTTATCTGGAGGTAGATACGCATGGGCAGGGACATGTTTGACAGGGATACTACTGAGCACAGCTTGTTGGCTAAGTAGCGGACACAATCCCTGTGACCATGCTGAATTGCAACTTTCAAAGGGTCCCGACCTCCAGGGTCCCGACAAGCCAAAGTCAACAGGTTCTTAGTGATGAAAAGTTTGAGGATGAGGAGCTGGTTGCTCTCTGCAGCTATGTGGATGGGGCACTTTCCGGTGTCTCTGTGGGCGGTTTGGTGGCACCACTGGCGGTATGGATGGACTCCCACTGGTTTCTCAGCATGCATCCCCCTCTCCAGCAGCCAGCCTGCCAGATCCAGGTGGCCTAAAGAGGCAGCGATGTAGAGCGCTACCTGCAGCTGAAACCTGGAAAAGCAGGACAAGAAAGATTCCCTTTTGTGAGTAAGATTGCACCCTGACTCATTATGTATGAGCTGCAACAACGATTCTGTCACACTTTTGTTAATGTAGAGAATTTCTGACCTCATTACTAGCTTCTTCTCCGATAGGTAGCTCTGGACTGTCATTCTGTGGCCCAGGAGGCAACCCTGGAGGAACTCCACCCACCCATCCCATGTGTCCAAACGGAGAGTAGTGCctttgtttaaaaacaaaacaaaaaatctgtatagattttaaaatgcatcagattCATTCAATTCTCATTCTATTTTAACTTCAGATTTGTCTGTGTACGGCTTTCGGGAGGACAGAAAACTAATAATCTCATTGGAACGTGCAACACATCTCTCAAACCCTAATACCAGTTCATACCAGCCAACATTCAGCACAGATTGGATGCTGCATATGTTACACAATTTAAAGTAATTTAGTCATTTAAATGCAGAGCAAATGCATTATATCTAACTGAAtcaattaaaatgttattagactattcactttttttttttaaataatgagcTACTCAGCATTCACTATGacgttacatactgtatatcaactAGATAAACAAAAGCAGGCCATACCCACTTCAATGGCATAGTCTTGCAGTTGGTTGCAGTCATAGAGCTGCACACCAGCCGGTGTGCTCAGTCTGAAGGTGCTGACAGGGAGGCCACTTTGCATGGACACCACAGTTTTCAATCTAGCAGCGGACATATGCAGGAGAGCTTCACTTCCCATAATTGGTAAGGTTTCTCCTGTCACAGCATTGAACACACGCATCACAGGCCTTTGTTCACTCTGAAAGATAATCATAATGGCCTTGCAGTTAATTAGACAAAGATTAACTAAAGTCACAAGATGAAACCCTGTGTTTGTCTAAAAGAAAAACCTCAAACATCAgctcaaactttaaaatgtaaattataaGTCAGCAGTACATGAGGCCATTTCAAATTTTCACTTTTTAGTTGAttaaattgtattgtattgattCAATTCCTGTAATTTTTTACTATtatctatatttatttatttttatatataggGGTTTGCTGCCACTCTGTGGTTGACATTACAATCACATTGAATTGAAGTGCCACCTTATATTAttgaaaatattgaaatatgCAGTATGTACTGAATTGTCTGAAACTCAGAACCTGGAATGCTTTTTGCAAAAGCTCTCTACATGATTTGCCATCTTGCATGCAAAGGATTTTGACTGAATAGGTACACATTTGAGGAAATGGGGTGACCCATTAAAGTGggtaaaaaatgtatcttttaaaaTACACAAAGATGTGAAATGTCAAAGCAAAGTGTCCCAGACCAAGACATACACAAGACTAGGGAGAGAAATTAGATCAAAACACTGTAAGGCCAGTAGAAAACAACTATTTGTATAAGAGGATGATGACAAAgggacacacacatgcttacCACAGTTTTTACACAACCTTTTACACAAGGTTGCCTGGTGATGAGCCTGGAATGTGTCCAAATACTAAAAACTGACTAATGGGGgtggccaggttagctcagttggtagagcaggcacatatatagaggtttactccttgacgcaggggctgcgggtttgactccaacctgcggccctttgctgcatgtcattcccccctctctctcctctttcatgtcttcatctgtcctgtgaaaataaaggcctaaaaatgcccccaaaaagaatcttaaaactGACTAATGGGGAAAAACTAAAGATCTCAGGCAGCCATAAACTAATTTCTCTCCAAGCTGCCGTTCACATGGGAACATCTTGTTCCATATTAGTGCACCAGTCTGATATAAAATTCTCTCACTGTAAGAAGGATATCTTTGATGAGAAGTAATCCTAAATAATGAATAGGTATGCAGTAAGATACTCATTTTATCAACCCTAAAGTGAAAAGATTAAgaataatgtgtttttgaagTGAAATGTCTGTAAGTGAGGGGACTGCAGGTCcctcaacatactgtatataggtcCAGTGACAGCAAGCATAAACCCTACTTAAGTGTtgttgagcaaggcaccaaatgCTTCATGAGTATAAGTTGTATATGTGACCTCTGATCTCCCTGGAAATTGATAAAAGCAAATAATTTTCTTTGGGGTTAGAATCTCACAAAAAAGAACTGAGTCTGCAGTAAGTTAGAAAGTAAGAGGCAACATTATTTAATATTtgaactgattttttttttctgaccatTTTTCGCATACAAAAGTCATGTTTTtctgcaaataaaatatattataaagcCTATATTTTAATGCCCCAAACCGCACTGTAATCATCTGTTTATGTAaagcattttaataaaaaatagctTCTGAGGTGTGTATGGACAACGACCCCAGCAGGTCTAGGCCTGCACATTATgacctaaaatcaaaatcacgattaattgcacatttggCCTCAATATCGATAAATGAACAATAattgaatttctttttaattctttttttttgtcctcataGTTCATTGGCAAGGTCTGTACTGTAAATAAGCGCACATATTGAAGGTGAGATATTTTTTCTAATTCAAAAGtgcttatttttgttatttttaaataattgaagGAAACACACAAAGCAGGAGCTATTATGgctatttattgaaaatgtataaaaattgaaatgaaagcaCACATtgcttgaaatgaaaatgtcttgtgAAAAAGGgtcacattttagttttataaaaattataaaaattataaaaattatcgtcatgggaaaaatatgttgataacagcttcagaattCCGATACATTTTCGATTAATCGTCCAGGCCTACTCAGATCCTCAATCTGGTCAAGACAGCAGGCAAGATCATGGGAATGCCCACCCCCACTTAAAAGGCAACTATCATGCAGGCCAATAGCATTTCATCTGATGCTTCTCATGAAGGTACAGGGTCCCACTGTGCAGACATAATCGCTATAATCATTTATTCCTCCCTCGCTAAGTTAAGCTTATTAACGAGCAAATAATAGAGGATTAAAGGAAGCACAGGAAACCCACACCATAGTTGCAACAACtgattatttacttatttatttattgcactGATATATGAAGAATCTGAGCAATACGTtcttatatttatgttttttttatatatataattgctTTTATATTAATGCTCTTTTATTCGAGTAGCATATCTGTACAGGCTTCTGAATATGGTCGGTA is part of the Perca flavescens isolate YP-PL-M2 chromosome 9, PFLA_1.0, whole genome shotgun sequence genome and harbors:
- the LOC114561660 gene encoding protein ANKUB1 is translated as MKVFICFKGSCEPFEVPPDQTVGAMKQMVKDNFLVQLSDGRQQQYLELSYGGAALQDSWALRDVGITSGSAIRCLIKSEQRPVMRVFNAVTGETLPIMGSEALLHMSAARLKTVVSMQSGLPVSTFRLSTPAGVQLYDCNQLQDYAIEVGTTLRLDTWDGWVEFLQGCLLGHRMTVQSYLSEKKLVMRFQLQVALYIAASLGHLDLAGWLLERGMHAEKPVGVHPYRQWCHQTAHRDTGKCPIHIAAESNQLLILKLFITKNLLTLACRDPGGRDPLKVAIQHGHRDCVRYLANKLCSVVSLSNMSLPMRIYLQIKRWVSLGQNSAASNQCHYTSAVFTARVGDTLLVDGFNKPNMSSKSRKAVTKPSREIKTKALQPLPPISNLLSVSHLPSLQSGNHGDFKEMQKKQRQDVKSREDGLLDKTSKDDSSLSKFILPPITRESILRPNPSHILSPELFSHHCGRTPRENAIYCLTIASTFTEKPWLKQMSIARTLIRKRVHMT